In a single window of the Anaplasma platys genome:
- the murB gene encoding UDP-N-acetylmuramate dehydrogenase encodes MSYTFTGYRLPKVFGAYKKSAKLHNMTWLGIGGVTPLLFKPKSIKDLAHFVEKTSFDIRVLGAGSNVVIRDGVVDNVLVKLGHEFSYMTCEGSTITAGGSVSLVELASFARRNSISGFEFCVGIPGTVGGAIATNAGAYDSDMSTVLHSVCAVNECGEICTLSKEDMQYSCRRNNLEGNWIFVEAKFTGHPASLNDIKNKMGELVLRRNASQPVHNSRVMGYAFRDPSVGTEARVLIEEAGCSGLKHGGAMISEKHANFIENIGGATASDIEALGNEVRRIVKQKHSVNLEWDVEFWGLAAN; translated from the coding sequence ATGAGTTACACCTTCACGGGTTATAGATTACCCAAAGTTTTTGGTGCATATAAGAAAAGCGCAAAGCTGCACAACATGACCTGGCTGGGCATAGGGGGTGTGACACCATTATTGTTCAAACCCAAGAGTATTAAAGATCTAGCTCATTTTGTTGAGAAGACATCATTTGACATCAGAGTTTTAGGCGCGGGCTCTAATGTGGTAATTAGGGATGGTGTAGTGGACAACGTACTAGTGAAGCTAGGGCATGAGTTTTCGTACATGACCTGCGAGGGAAGCACAATCACTGCCGGGGGTTCTGTATCGCTAGTTGAGCTTGCTTCTTTTGCGCGAAGGAACTCAATTTCGGGATTCGAATTCTGTGTTGGGATTCCAGGTACGGTGGGTGGCGCTATCGCAACAAATGCTGGGGCGTATGATAGTGATATGTCCACTGTCCTGCACTCTGTATGCGCTGTAAATGAGTGTGGGGAGATTTGCACCCTATCTAAGGAGGATATGCAGTATTCATGTAGAAGGAACAATCTTGAAGGGAATTGGATTTTCGTCGAAGCAAAGTTTACTGGTCATCCTGCAAGTTTAAATGATATTAAAAACAAGATGGGGGAACTTGTTTTAAGACGCAATGCCTCGCAGCCCGTCCACAACAGCCGGGTTATGGGATATGCATTTAGAGATCCAAGTGTTGGAACGGAAGCTCGAGTTCTTATAGAAGAAGCTGGATGTAGTGGTCTCAAGCATGGGGGTGCCATGATATCGGAAAAGCACGCCAACTTTATAGAAAACATTGGTGGTGCAACGGCCAGTGATATAGAGGCTTTGGGGAATGAAGTTAGGCGCATCGTAA
- the hemC gene encoding hydroxymethylbilane synthase, with translation MVVRIGTRGSLLAMAQARLFKSLMDLQFPGFSSRICSITTSGDEITDRPLYDIGGKGLFTKEIEEALLTNVIDVAVHSAKDVPGFYSDDLDIPCVLPRGPVCDVFVSEKYQNINSLPESARIGTSSVRRKVQILALRPDLEVLPIRGNVDTRISKMQSGECDGMILARAGLERVGRTDVIREELPPEIMLSAVGQGAICVQCRKYDRHIQGILKKLNCHKSYMTVAAERSFLKAVEGSCDTPLAAMAAYVNSGMMKMRCMLAENAANIVFSERVFEEEKAEKTGYEMGVLLRHELHLHGL, from the coding sequence ATGGTTGTTAGGATAGGAACCAGAGGCAGCTTGTTGGCTATGGCTCAGGCTAGATTGTTCAAGAGTTTAATGGATCTGCAGTTTCCTGGTTTTTCGTCTAGAATCTGTAGCATCACGACTTCTGGCGATGAGATTACGGATCGTCCACTTTATGACATAGGGGGAAAGGGGCTTTTCACCAAGGAGATAGAAGAGGCCTTGCTGACGAACGTCATAGATGTTGCCGTGCATTCGGCTAAAGATGTGCCTGGGTTTTATTCTGATGACTTGGATATACCGTGTGTTTTGCCACGGGGTCCTGTATGTGATGTTTTTGTCTCCGAGAAGTACCAGAACATTAACTCCTTGCCTGAGAGCGCCAGGATTGGGACTTCATCTGTAAGGAGGAAGGTGCAGATTTTGGCTTTGCGTCCGGACTTAGAAGTTTTGCCGATTAGAGGCAACGTTGACACGCGTATTTCCAAAATGCAGTCCGGAGAGTGCGATGGGATGATCTTGGCAAGGGCCGGGCTGGAAAGGGTTGGTAGGACTGATGTAATACGGGAGGAGCTACCTCCGGAAATTATGCTTAGTGCGGTGGGGCAGGGGGCGATATGCGTCCAGTGCAGGAAATATGACAGGCATATTCAGGGCATATTGAAAAAACTGAATTGTCACAAATCATACATGACTGTGGCTGCGGAGCGTAGCTTTTTAAAGGCAGTTGAGGGATCTTGTGATACGCCCCTTGCCGCGATGGCTGCATATGTCAACAGTGGTATGATGAAGATGCGATGTATGCTAGCGGAAAACGCGGCCAATATCGTGTTTTCAGAGAGGGTGTTTGAGGAAGAGAAGGCGGAAAAGACTGGTTACGAAATGGGAGTATTATTAAGGCATGAGTTACACCTTCACGGGTTATAG